The proteins below come from a single Gimesia alba genomic window:
- the arsB gene encoding ACR3 family arsenite efflux transporter, with protein sequence MNAVKNDSAAPAQGISFFERYLSVWVALCIVAGIVLGKVAPGIAQKLDGMALYVNDAPVISIPIAVCLFFMMYPIMVKIDFGEVLKAGKAVRPVGLTLFINWAIKPFTMYAIASFFLGTLFLTFIGPDAVDYVKMPFGADLAVGAEYGAGKVVLVDGVKMLQVPLWRSYLAGCILLGIAPCTAMVLVWGFLAKGNDGHTLVMVAINSLTMLVLYGILGGFLLGVGKLPVPWQALLLSIGVYVALPLVAGYFSRKWLIRSKGETWFREKFLHVLTPVTIAALLVTLVLLFSFKGETILNNPLTILWIAIPLLIQTVVIFALGYGLSKVLGLTYENAAPTAMIGASNHFEVAIATATMLYGLSSGAALATVVGVLIEVPLMLMLVKFCLRTQDWFPYTIGSQTAGEQATVNNQI encoded by the coding sequence ATGAATGCCGTCAAAAATGATTCGGCTGCCCCGGCGCAGGGAATCAGTTTTTTTGAACGCTACCTTTCGGTCTGGGTGGCGTTGTGCATTGTGGCTGGGATCGTTTTGGGGAAAGTGGCCCCCGGCATCGCGCAGAAACTGGATGGGATGGCGCTGTATGTCAATGATGCCCCCGTGATTTCCATTCCGATTGCCGTCTGCCTGTTCTTCATGATGTATCCGATTATGGTCAAAATTGATTTCGGCGAAGTGCTCAAAGCAGGGAAAGCAGTCCGCCCGGTCGGACTGACGCTATTCATCAACTGGGCCATCAAACCGTTTACGATGTATGCGATTGCCAGTTTCTTTCTGGGAACATTGTTCCTCACATTCATCGGACCAGATGCCGTCGATTACGTCAAAATGCCCTTCGGTGCAGATCTTGCTGTGGGAGCGGAATACGGAGCAGGCAAAGTCGTGCTCGTCGATGGTGTGAAGATGTTGCAGGTTCCGCTCTGGCGCAGTTATCTGGCTGGCTGCATCCTGTTGGGTATCGCGCCGTGTACCGCGATGGTCCTGGTCTGGGGCTTCCTGGCTAAAGGCAACGATGGTCATACCCTTGTGATGGTTGCGATCAACTCATTAACCATGCTGGTGCTCTACGGAATATTGGGAGGGTTCCTGCTCGGCGTAGGGAAACTTCCTGTTCCCTGGCAGGCATTATTACTTTCGATCGGCGTGTATGTTGCACTCCCTCTGGTGGCAGGTTATTTTTCCCGGAAATGGTTGATTCGAAGTAAAGGAGAAACGTGGTTTCGTGAGAAATTCCTGCATGTACTCACACCGGTTACAATCGCCGCCTTGCTGGTCACGCTGGTGCTGTTGTTTTCATTCAAGGGTGAGACGATTCTCAATAACCCCTTAACGATTCTCTGGATCGCCATTCCCCTGTTAATTCAAACCGTAGTTATTTTTGCATTAGGCTACGGTTTGTCAAAAGTATTGGGGCTCACCTATGAAAATGCCGCACCGACAGCCATGATCGGCGCGTCCAATCACTTTGAGGTGGCCATCGCGACCGCAACCATGCTTTACGGTTTATCTTCAGGAGCAGCATTAGCGACTGTGGTGGGAGTCTTAATTGAAGTCCCGCTGATGCTGATGCTGGTGAAGTTCTGCCTCAGAACTCAGGACTGGTTTCCATATACGATCGGCTCTCAAACTGCGGGAGAGCAAGCGACAGTCAATAATCAAATTTAG
- a CDS encoding ArsR/SmtB family transcription factor → MKEKTRKQYEARAKIAKAMAHPSRLLMLDLLQKQEMCVGDLTEQVGADQSTVSKHLAILKEVGLVDARKEGALSYYRVTCGCLDGFFSCMETVLLSDLKGRQNSLK, encoded by the coding sequence ATGAAAGAAAAGACACGCAAACAATATGAAGCCCGTGCGAAGATTGCCAAAGCGATGGCACATCCCAGCCGGCTGCTGATGCTGGATCTGCTCCAGAAACAGGAAATGTGCGTCGGTGATCTGACCGAGCAGGTTGGTGCAGATCAATCGACTGTTTCAAAGCATCTCGCGATCTTGAAGGAAGTTGGCCTGGTTGATGCCCGCAAGGAAGGGGCGCTCAGTTATTATCGAGTCACCTGTGGCTGTCTTGACGGCTTCTTTTCCTGTATGGAGACCGTCCTGCTTTCGGACCTTAAAGGGCGACAGAATTCACTCAAATAA
- a CDS encoding DUF488 domain-containing protein has protein sequence MPTEIRIKRIYEEPDSDDGHRVLVDRLWPRGMSKAVAQVDLWLKEFAPSTELRKWFHADSTDYEEFVNRYQRELEAHRSEIEQTVAAMTQPTITLVTAVKNPQRSHVPVLKQFLINLILAD, from the coding sequence ATGCCGACAGAGATCCGCATCAAACGTATTTACGAAGAACCCGATTCTGACGATGGACACCGGGTGCTCGTCGATCGTCTCTGGCCGCGTGGCATGTCGAAAGCAGTCGCCCAGGTCGACTTGTGGCTGAAAGAGTTTGCTCCTTCCACCGAATTGCGTAAGTGGTTCCATGCAGACTCAACCGACTATGAAGAATTCGTCAACCGCTACCAGCGCGAGCTGGAAGCACACCGCTCGGAAATCGAACAGACAGTCGCCGCCATGACCCAGCCGACAATCACCCTGGTGACAGCCGTCAAGAATCCCCAACGCAGTCATGTTCCGGTCTTGAAACAGTTTCTGATCAATCTCATTCTTGCGGATTAA
- a CDS encoding ArsR/SmtB family transcription factor, whose amino-acid sequence MSKDRLQSDFCAEKLKALGEPIRLRIIDLLRDGERTVSQTAEQLEEEVVNISHHLGILYHAGLVVKRKEGRFVVYSLHPDVSAVSEAGKQHLDFGCCRLEVPDA is encoded by the coding sequence ATGTCGAAAGATCGGCTCCAATCCGACTTTTGTGCAGAGAAATTAAAAGCGCTGGGCGAGCCGATTCGGCTGCGCATCATTGATCTGTTGCGCGACGGCGAGCGAACGGTCAGTCAGACCGCAGAGCAACTCGAAGAAGAAGTCGTTAATATCTCACACCACCTCGGCATCCTGTATCATGCGGGACTGGTCGTCAAACGCAAAGAAGGCCGTTTTGTCGTTTACAGTCTGCATCCAGATGTTTCCGCCGTCAGTGAAGCGGGCAAACAGCATCTCGACTTCGGCTGCTGCCGCCTGGAAGTGCCCGACGCGTAA
- a CDS encoding TspO/MBR family protein has product MSWMEWYNTLSKPDWTPAPGTISLIWQILYPIIIVSFGYVFVQTGRGKLPKTTAVPFSINLIANLCFTPILFGLRNLPLATLDILIVWTTIVWMMIVIWPRIRWVAVAQAPYLLWVSIATTLQVSIFWMNRGV; this is encoded by the coding sequence ATGAGCTGGATGGAATGGTACAACACGCTTTCAAAGCCGGACTGGACTCCCGCGCCGGGGACCATCAGTCTGATCTGGCAGATTCTATATCCGATCATCATCGTTTCATTTGGTTACGTGTTCGTGCAAACCGGAAGAGGCAAGCTACCCAAAACGACCGCGGTCCCCTTCTCCATTAATCTGATCGCGAATCTCTGTTTCACTCCGATCTTGTTCGGTCTTAGAAATCTGCCACTGGCCACGTTGGACATACTCATTGTCTGGACGACCATTGTCTGGATGATGATCGTTATCTGGCCTCGCATTCGCTGGGTGGCTGTCGCCCAGGCACCGTATCTGTTGTGGGTTTCAATCGCGACCACATTGCAGGTCAGCATCTTCTGGATGAATCGGGGAGTGTGA
- the uvsE gene encoding UV DNA damage repair endonuclease UvsE, whose amino-acid sequence MSQQKMPTSSIRLGLCCQFQDEPIKFRNTTVKANRNMDRTSALEKLAQLCQENARALQETLEYCVQHDIGCFRINSQILPLKTHSECGYQMSDLPSGKAIVKRFQQCGDYVREHGLRTCFHPDQFVVLNSPREEVVARSIAELEYQAEVAEWVGADVLNIHGGGAYGDKPAALKRFKQNLKRLSKRVRSRLTVENDDTTYTPADLLPLCHKTGIPLVYDVHHHRCLPDGLSIEAATEQALATWNREPLFHLSSPKEGWEGKNPKPHHDFIDVKDFPRCWEEPEITVEVEAKAKEQAVLKLMRSLRRRGC is encoded by the coding sequence TTGTCTCAGCAGAAAATGCCAACATCATCAATCCGACTTGGTCTCTGCTGTCAGTTTCAGGATGAGCCGATCAAATTTCGCAACACCACGGTCAAAGCCAATCGTAACATGGATCGCACGTCAGCGCTCGAGAAACTGGCTCAACTCTGTCAGGAAAATGCACGGGCGCTACAAGAGACGCTGGAATATTGTGTGCAACACGACATTGGTTGCTTCCGTATCAACAGCCAGATACTCCCATTGAAAACGCATTCTGAATGCGGTTATCAGATGAGCGATCTCCCGAGTGGAAAAGCGATCGTCAAACGGTTCCAACAGTGCGGAGACTATGTGCGGGAACATGGCCTGCGCACCTGCTTTCACCCCGATCAGTTCGTGGTGCTGAATTCACCGCGTGAAGAGGTTGTTGCGCGTTCGATCGCCGAACTCGAATATCAGGCCGAGGTCGCAGAGTGGGTGGGGGCGGACGTCCTCAACATACACGGAGGAGGTGCCTATGGCGACAAGCCGGCAGCACTCAAACGGTTCAAACAAAACCTGAAGCGACTGTCCAAACGGGTCCGCAGCCGATTGACCGTGGAAAATGACGATACTACCTATACGCCAGCTGATCTATTGCCACTCTGTCATAAAACCGGAATTCCGCTGGTTTACGACGTGCATCACCACCGCTGTCTACCCGATGGCTTGTCAATCGAAGCAGCGACAGAGCAGGCACTGGCGACCTGGAATCGCGAACCACTATTTCATCTTTCCAGTCCCAAAGAGGGTTGGGAGGGTAAGAATCCCAAGCCGCACCACGATTTCATCGACGTGAAAGATTTCCCCCGCTGCTGGGAGGAACCAGAAATCACCGTCGAAGTCGAAGCCAAAGCGAAAGAACAGGCAGTGCTGAAACTGATGCGGTCACTTCGCAGACGTGGTTGTTGA
- a CDS encoding tetratricopeptide repeat protein, producing the protein MKFLFIIFGAGYTFWFLFLLIGEFVSSFKKRPSQRNDSEMTPEDSVTYFSKQIQKNPRDTAAYLARSTAFYHLEQFDLAIADCDTVTQLEPQNHFAYFNRGAVYALHKEFEKAIVELTHCLELKPDLADALFNRAYSYSSIGNIDSALSDFNRLVELGPHNPQHYHTRGHFLLQLQKYPEAAQDYTLAIQYAPQEWEYYFNRGCAYSKQGKLKAARSDFERALELNPFDETIRLNPEDMESYQQRGNLYFCAEQYQNALDDFIQIPEPSTELQVLIGYCYLRSDDVEKAKSIFREALEQNVYGEAINLNSADSTLFLDRAYLLLNLDEFERAIEDLTHAMNLGEQSAELLAARGTAYYELHHFQKAKLDFEAAIQQAPEFHPGYNGLAWMMATCPDPEFRDARQSLGLARKNLELHPEPEWSDLGTLAAALAATGDFEEAIRMGKESLSLAPKHEQAECETRLECYERHEVYIDTTE; encoded by the coding sequence ATGAAATTCCTTTTTATTATTTTTGGCGCAGGATACACGTTCTGGTTTCTATTTCTGCTGATTGGTGAATTCGTTTCCTCTTTTAAAAAACGTCCTTCCCAACGAAATGACTCTGAAATGACTCCGGAAGACTCGGTTACTTATTTCAGTAAGCAGATTCAGAAGAATCCCAGGGACACCGCCGCCTACTTGGCACGCTCCACAGCCTTTTACCATCTGGAACAGTTCGATCTGGCAATCGCAGACTGTGATACTGTGACTCAGCTTGAACCCCAAAACCACTTTGCTTACTTTAATCGTGGTGCTGTTTATGCACTACATAAGGAATTCGAAAAAGCAATCGTTGAATTGACTCATTGTCTGGAATTGAAACCGGACCTGGCAGATGCGCTGTTCAATCGGGCGTATTCCTATTCCAGTATCGGAAATATTGACTCCGCATTGAGCGACTTCAACCGTCTGGTAGAACTTGGCCCTCATAACCCTCAACACTATCACACACGTGGTCACTTCTTATTACAACTTCAGAAGTATCCCGAAGCGGCTCAGGATTATACTCTCGCGATCCAATATGCCCCCCAGGAATGGGAATACTATTTCAATCGTGGTTGTGCCTATTCGAAACAAGGGAAATTAAAGGCTGCCCGGTCGGATTTTGAACGGGCGCTCGAATTAAACCCTTTTGATGAAACCATCCGCCTTAACCCTGAAGACATGGAGAGTTATCAACAACGGGGAAATCTCTATTTCTGTGCCGAACAGTATCAAAACGCATTAGACGACTTCATTCAGATACCAGAGCCTTCCACTGAGCTTCAGGTCTTAATAGGGTACTGCTACCTCAGATCAGATGACGTTGAGAAAGCAAAGTCAATCTTTCGGGAAGCCCTGGAACAAAACGTGTATGGCGAGGCGATCAATCTGAATTCTGCTGATTCGACCCTCTTTCTGGATCGAGCATATCTCTTACTGAATCTGGATGAATTTGAGCGAGCCATAGAAGACCTGACGCATGCCATGAATCTGGGTGAACAGTCTGCAGAACTGCTAGCAGCCCGGGGAACTGCCTACTATGAACTACATCATTTTCAAAAAGCGAAACTCGATTTCGAAGCAGCCATTCAGCAAGCCCCGGAATTCCACCCTGGCTATAACGGTCTCGCCTGGATGATGGCAACCTGCCCTGATCCAGAATTTCGCGACGCAAGACAATCACTGGGTCTGGCACGAAAGAACCTGGAATTGCATCCGGAACCGGAATGGAGTGATCTAGGCACTCTCGCTGCCGCCCTGGCAGCCACGGGCGATTTTGAAGAAGCAATCCGCATGGGGAAAGAATCGCTGAGTCTCGCCCCAAAACACGAACAAGCGGAATGCGAAACTAGGCTTGAGTGTTACGAACGTCATGAAGTTTATATCGACACCACTGAATAA